From Methanobrevibacter sp., the proteins below share one genomic window:
- the trpB gene encoding tryptophan synthase subunit beta, with product MSKGRYGEYGGQYISETLMNELLYLEEQYNHYMNNPEFVDELNTLLKEYAGRPSLLYYAKRMTEDLGGAKIYLKREDLNHTGAHKINNVLGQVLLAKKMGKTRVIAETGAGQHGVATATAAALLDMECEVFMGEVDTKRQALNVYRMELLGAKVHSVKSGTKTLKDAVNDAFRDWIARVHDTNYVIGSTMGPHPFPMIVRDFQAVISAEARQQFLEKEGRLPDAVIACVGGGSNAMGAFYNFIDDENVRLIGCEAGGKGIDTPYNAAALTKGKIGIFHGMKSIFNQGDYGQIAPVYSVSAGLDYPGVGPEHAYLRDTGRAEYVPVTDEEAVGAFEYLSRMEGIIPAIESAHAVAYAMKIAPTMDSDDIIMICLSGRGDKDVRSIAEYRGVELNE from the coding sequence TTGAGTAAAGGACGATATGGTGAGTATGGTGGTCAATACATATCAGAAACATTGATGAATGAATTGCTGTATTTGGAAGAGCAATACAATCATTACATGAACAATCCCGAGTTTGTAGATGAGTTAAATACTTTATTGAAGGAATATGCCGGAAGGCCTTCTTTATTATATTATGCTAAACGAATGACTGAAGACCTTGGCGGAGCAAAAATCTATCTAAAGCGTGAAGATTTAAACCACACAGGCGCCCATAAAATCAATAATGTGCTGGGTCAGGTTTTGCTTGCTAAGAAAATGGGCAAAACTAGAGTAATTGCAGAAACCGGTGCCGGCCAGCATGGAGTTGCAACAGCTACTGCAGCAGCACTTCTTGATATGGAATGTGAAGTGTTTATGGGCGAAGTCGATACAAAAAGACAGGCTTTAAACGTATATAGGATGGAACTGCTCGGAGCTAAGGTTCATTCTGTCAAATCAGGAACCAAAACCCTTAAAGATGCAGTGAATGATGCATTCAGAGATTGGATTGCAAGAGTTCATGATACTAATTATGTAATAGGTTCTACAATGGGTCCACATCCATTTCCTATGATTGTACGTGATTTCCAAGCCGTTATCAGTGCTGAAGCAAGGCAACAATTTTTGGAAAAAGAAGGAAGGCTGCCTGATGCGGTCATTGCATGTGTTGGCGGAGGAAGTAATGCTATGGGAGCATTTTATAATTTCATTGATGATGAGAACGTTAGGCTAATAGGATGTGAAGCCGGCGGAAAAGGTATAGATACTCCTTACAATGCTGCAGCATTAACAAAGGGTAAGATTGGTATATTCCATGGAATGAAATCAATTTTTAATCAGGGGGATTATGGTCAAATTGCACCTGTCTATTCCGTATCTGCAGGTCTCGACTATCCTGGTGTCGGTCCTGAACATGCTTATTTAAGGGATACCGGCAGGGCAGAATATGTTCCTGTAACTGATGAAGAGGCTGTTGGGGCATTTGAATACTTATCAAGAATGGAAGGAATAATCCCTGCTATTGAAAGTGCCCATGCAGTTGCTTATGCAATGAAAATTGCTCCTACAATGGATAGTGATGATAT
- a CDS encoding phosphoribosylanthranilate isomerase, with protein MVKIKICGLRRLEDIEIVNKYKPDYIGFVFADSKRKVSHEQASKMKDYLSSDIISVGVFVNADCEEILKLYHEGIIDMAQLHGDENEEYINYLKEKTNNELKIIKAIEMSHDNDLFNYDDSQADFLLLDSGKGSGKTFDWSLIRKDLKKEFFLAGGINSENVVQAIDEFSPYAIDLSSSLEVDGYKDEKKVKEIMEVIN; from the coding sequence ATGGTTAAAATTAAAATCTGCGGATTAAGGCGTTTGGAAGATATTGAAATTGTAAATAAGTACAAGCCTGATTATATAGGATTTGTATTCGCCGATTCAAAAAGAAAAGTTTCACATGAACAGGCATCAAAAATGAAAGATTATTTAAGTTCAGATATCATTTCCGTAGGTGTTTTCGTTAATGCTGATTGTGAAGAAATCCTGAAGTTATACCATGAGGGGATTATTGATATGGCCCAGCTTCATGGCGATGAAAATGAGGAGTATATTAATTATTTAAAAGAAAAAACTAATAATGAGCTAAAAATTATTAAAGCTATTGAAATGTCTCACGACAATGATTTATTTAATTATGATGATTCACAGGCTGATTTTCTACTTTTGGATAGTGGAAAAGGCAGTGGAAAAACTTTCGACTGGAGTTTAATTAGAAAAGATTTGAAAAAAGAGTTCTTTTTAGCAGGTGGCATCAATAGTGAAAATGTTGTGCAGGCTATAGACGAATTCAGCCCTTATGCAATTGATTTAAGTTCAAGTTTGGAAGTTGACGGTTATAAAGATGAAAAGAAAGTTAAAGAGATTATGGAGGTTATAAATTGA
- the trpC gene encoding indole-3-glycerol phosphate synthase TrpC, which translates to MYKQMIEMLDEIVQKTKERLEISKQEKSLDELKREVNELDISLDFPFKTALSDSEISIIAEVKRASPSKGMIADDFDYVLIAKEYEDAGASAISVLTEPNFFKGSNDYLKEISQNVTIPLLRKDFIIDEYMIWEAKLLGASAVLLIVSILDIVQLKKFLDLAHDLGLSAIVEAHDGNEIRTALNVGAEIIGVNNRDLTDFSVDIENSINLRRCVSGDVIFISESGIKTPEDVRKLKENNVDAVLIGETLMKSDDKKALISELKNG; encoded by the coding sequence ATGTACAAACAGATGATTGAAATGTTAGATGAAATAGTCCAAAAAACCAAAGAAAGATTAGAAATCTCAAAACAGGAAAAATCCCTTGATGAACTTAAACGTGAAGTAAATGAATTGGATATATCTCTTGATTTTCCTTTTAAAACTGCATTAAGCGATTCTGAAATATCAATAATTGCTGAGGTTAAAAGGGCTTCTCCGTCTAAAGGCATGATTGCTGATGATTTTGATTATGTATTAATTGCAAAAGAGTATGAAGATGCAGGTGCTTCAGCTATTTCAGTTTTAACAGAACCTAACTTCTTTAAAGGATCAAATGATTATTTAAAGGAAATTTCACAAAATGTAACTATTCCGCTTTTAAGAAAGGATTTCATTATAGACGAGTACATGATTTGGGAGGCCAAATTGCTGGGCGCTTCTGCAGTGCTTCTGATTGTATCTATTTTGGATATTGTTCAATTAAAGAAATTTTTGGATTTGGCTCATGATTTGGGTCTTTCCGCCATCGTTGAAGCTCACGACGGCAATGAAATCAGAACTGCTCTTAATGTTGGGGCTGAAATTATAGGTGTCAATAACAGGGACTTAACTGATTTCAGTGTAGATATTGAAAATAGTATCAACTTACGTAGATGTGTTAGTGGCGATGTTATATTTATTTCTGAAAGTGGTATTAAAACACCTGAAGATGTGAGGAAATTAAAGGAAAATAATGTCGATGCAGTTTTAATTGGTGAAACTTTAATGAAAAGTGATGATAAGAAGGCACTCATTTCGGAGTTGAAAAATGGTTAA
- the trpD gene encoding anthranilate phosphoribosyltransferase: MIKEAILKVYKHQDLTYDEAYQTMDEIMSGDASEVQMSAYLTAMSMKGETIDEITASAEAMRAHCVRLLNDKEVLEIVGTGGDGSNTFNISTTSSIVISAAGVPVAKHGNRSASSKCGAADVLEELGVNIHIEPEKSLSCLKEINLCFLFAQNYHLSMKYVAGVRKELSIRTIFNILGPLTSPAGASMEVLGVYEKDLVEPLTDVLKNLGVKSALTVYGIDGMDEISVSDKTFVCELKNGETMSYEITPEYFGMEKASKEDLIGGDAKENAKITRAILNGEKGPKRNAVLLNSAAGLYVAGKVESLREGVQLAEEIIDSGKAIKQLERFIECTNR, from the coding sequence ATGATTAAAGAAGCTATTTTAAAAGTTTATAAACATCAAGATTTGACTTATGATGAAGCTTATCAGACAATGGATGAAATCATGAGCGGCGATGCAAGTGAAGTCCAGATGAGTGCTTACTTAACCGCAATGTCCATGAAAGGTGAAACAATTGACGAAATCACCGCTTCCGCAGAGGCAATGAGGGCTCACTGTGTAAGGCTTTTAAATGACAAGGAAGTCCTGGAAATTGTTGGAACCGGAGGGGACGGGTCAAATACATTCAATATTTCCACAACTTCATCCATCGTTATTTCTGCTGCAGGGGTTCCTGTGGCAAAACATGGAAACCGATCCGCCTCCAGTAAATGCGGTGCCGCTGATGTGTTGGAAGAACTGGGTGTGAACATTCATATTGAACCCGAAAAAAGTTTAAGTTGCCTTAAAGAAATAAACTTATGTTTTTTATTTGCTCAGAATTACCATTTGTCAATGAAGTATGTTGCAGGAGTACGCAAGGAACTTTCAATTAGAACAATCTTCAATATTCTCGGCCCTTTAACCAGTCCTGCCGGAGCTTCAATGGAAGTTCTAGGAGTCTATGAAAAGGACCTGGTAGAGCCATTAACAGATGTTTTAAAAAATTTAGGTGTTAAATCAGCTTTAACAGTTTACGGAATTGATGGAATGGATGAAATTTCTGTAAGCGACAAGACATTTGTCTGCGAACTTAAAAACGGTGAAACAATGTCTTATGAAATAACACCGGAATATTTTGGTATGGAAAAAGCATCTAAAGAGGATTTAATAGGTGGCGATGCAAAAGAAAACGCCAAAATTACTCGTGCAATCTTAAATGGTGAGAAAGGACCAAAAAGAAATGCTGTTCTTCTGAATTCCGCAGCAGGATTATATGTTGCAGGAAAAGTTGAATCATTGAGAGAAGGTGTTCAGCTGGCCGAAGAAATTATTGATTCCGGAAAAGCAATAAAACAGCTTGAAAGATTTATTGAATGTACAAACAGATGA
- a CDS encoding aminodeoxychorismate/anthranilate synthase component II has translation MILLIDNYDSFSYNLYQLIGQINPDIRVVRNDKITVDEISSMNPECIILSPGPGKPENAGICVEAVLNFHDKIPILGVCLGHQAICEAFGGEISHASRLMHGKSSKISLDYDYIFKGLPSEISVGRYHSLSLIKDTLPDCLDIISKSKDDGEIMAVKHKDYNVYGLQFHPESILTSDGFTIIKNFLEKVERGIL, from the coding sequence ATGATTCTTTTAATTGATAACTATGACAGCTTTTCATATAACCTGTACCAACTTATTGGACAAATTAATCCGGACATACGTGTTGTAAGAAACGATAAGATAACTGTAGATGAAATATCCAGCATGAATCCTGAATGCATAATTTTATCCCCTGGACCCGGAAAGCCTGAAAATGCAGGAATCTGTGTGGAAGCGGTTCTGAATTTCCATGATAAGATTCCAATTTTAGGGGTCTGTTTAGGTCATCAGGCAATTTGTGAGGCTTTTGGAGGAGAAATATCACATGCTTCCAGATTGATGCATGGAAAATCATCAAAAATTTCACTGGATTACGATTACATTTTCAAGGGATTGCCTAGTGAGATAAGTGTTGGGCGATACCATTCTTTAAGTTTAATCAAAGACACTCTTCCGGATTGTCTTGATATCATTTCAAAATCAAAAGATGATGGAGAAATCATGGCTGTAAAGCATAAGGACTATAATGTTTATGGTCTGCAATTCCATCCTGAATCAATTTTAACATCCGACGGGTTTACAATAATAAAAAATTTTTTAGAAAAAGTTGAAAGGGGAATTTTATGA
- the trpE gene encoding anthranilate synthase component I gives MFFPSLDEVKDISKNKQYKRIPISYELFSDIATPIEVLRILKNSSKHCYMLESIEDSQNWGRYSFLGFNPLLEFTCQDGIIKIRGSRNFDELNDDEIIIESENPSEIIKDLVKQNKSPKLDNLPTFTGGFVGYFAYDYIKYAEPSLNLDAENQDQFKDIDLMLFDKVIAFDNFKQKIILIVNMKTDDVENNYKKACKDLKEIADLIKNGEKAKVEPLKLKSDFKPVFSRETYCDMVLKAKEYITEGDIFQVVLSNRIEADISGSLFDTYRVLRTTNPSPYMFYFSSDDIEIAGASPETLVKLTDKKLFTFPLAGTRPRGKTPEEDAELEKELLADEKELAEHNMLVDLGRNDIGRIAEIGSVNVDKYLSIEKFSHVMHIGSTVSGTLRSDLDSLVAIDSILPAGTLSGAPKLRACEIINELENNKRGIYGGAIGYVDLSGNVDTCISIRIAFARNNKVFIRSGAGIVADSVPENEFEECLNKAKAVINALKIADGGIE, from the coding sequence ATGTTTTTCCCAAGTTTAGATGAAGTCAAAGATATTTCAAAAAACAAGCAATACAAGCGGATTCCAATATCATATGAATTATTTTCGGATATTGCTACTCCTATTGAAGTTTTAAGAATTTTGAAAAATTCCAGCAAGCACTGTTACATGCTGGAGAGTATTGAAGACTCACAAAACTGGGGAAGATATTCATTTTTAGGTTTCAATCCTCTTTTGGAATTCACCTGCCAGGATGGAATTATTAAAATTAGAGGCAGCAGGAATTTTGATGAATTAAATGATGATGAAATAATTATTGAAAGTGAAAATCCAAGTGAAATTATTAAGGATTTGGTTAAACAGAACAAATCTCCAAAATTGGATAATCTGCCAACATTTACCGGAGGTTTTGTAGGCTATTTTGCTTATGACTATATCAAGTATGCAGAACCTTCCCTAAACCTCGATGCTGAAAATCAGGACCAGTTCAAGGACATTGACTTGATGCTGTTCGACAAGGTAATTGCCTTTGACAACTTCAAACAGAAGATCATACTGATTGTAAACATGAAGACAGATGATGTTGAAAACAATTATAAAAAGGCCTGCAAAGATTTAAAGGAAATTGCAGATTTGATTAAAAACGGCGAAAAGGCAAAAGTGGAACCTTTAAAATTAAAATCAGATTTCAAACCAGTATTCTCACGTGAAACCTATTGTGATATGGTTTTAAAAGCAAAGGAATACATTACTGAAGGAGATATTTTCCAGGTGGTACTGTCAAACAGAATCGAAGCGGACATTTCCGGAAGTCTGTTTGACACATACAGGGTTTTAAGAACTACAAATCCCTCCCCATACATGTTTTATTTTTCAAGTGATGATATTGAAATTGCCGGTGCATCTCCCGAAACCCTGGTAAAATTGACTGACAAAAAACTGTTTACCTTTCCGTTAGCAGGAACAAGGCCTCGCGGAAAGACTCCTGAAGAGGATGCAGAACTTGAAAAGGAATTATTGGCCGATGAAAAGGAATTGGCTGAACACAACATGTTGGTTGATCTGGGCCGTAATGATATTGGTAGAATAGCCGAAATAGGTTCCGTCAATGTAGATAAATATCTCTCAATCGAGAAATTTTCCCATGTCATGCATATAGGATCCACTGTCAGCGGAACCTTAAGGTCTGATTTGGACTCACTGGTTGCAATTGATTCAATTCTTCCAGCAGGAACACTGTCAGGAGCTCCAAAATTAAGGGCATGCGAGATTATCAATGAACTTGAAAACAACAAAAGAGGAATTTACGGTGGAGCTATTGGATATGTGGATTTAAGCGGAAATGTTGATACCTGCATTTCAATCAGGATTGCATTTGCCAGAAACAATAAGGTTTTCATTCGTTCAGGTGCTGGAATTGTAGCGGACAGTGTACCTGAAAACGAATTTGAAGAATGCTTAAACAAAGCCAAAGCAGTAATAAATGCATTGAAAATTGCTGATGGAGGGATAGAATGA
- a CDS encoding lysostaphin resistance A-like protein, whose protein sequence is MSLFNDNLKNIGIKSIAVLIIASFLVLFLLNRFGFPFNQSWISVVIIIYFIFKLWNYRDSFIDDLKNMFSKINLKYIVLIVFLNIFFSYGMLYFSNFIVTSFPSLDFLISFSLPSRSVMGYLPFVGGFLSTVILSSISEELVFRGVLISRLRLIVPTVFAIIISSLLFGALHSFGSIFSAFVFAVCMAILYLKTDNICVPIFAHFLNNLIAETIRLVDVNEVLFTNGNVIFAVSAFAVISAIILFVSIFKELKMLNNKRL, encoded by the coding sequence ATGTCTTTATTTAATGATAATCTTAAAAATATTGGAATTAAAAGCATTGCAGTGCTGATAATTGCTTCTTTTTTAGTTTTATTTCTGCTCAACCGTTTTGGTTTTCCTTTTAATCAATCATGGATTAGTGTAGTTATTATTATTTATTTTATATTTAAATTATGGAATTATCGTGATAGCTTTATCGATGATTTAAAAAATATGTTTTCAAAAATTAATCTGAAATACATTGTTTTAATTGTTTTTTTAAATATTTTCTTTTCATATGGGATGCTGTACTTTTCAAATTTTATTGTAACCAGTTTTCCTTCTTTAGATTTTCTGATAAGTTTTTCACTGCCTTCAAGATCTGTAATGGGATATCTGCCTTTTGTCGGGGGATTTCTTTCAACAGTAATTTTATCCTCAATTTCTGAAGAACTAGTCTTTCGGGGCGTTTTAATTTCAAGATTGCGCTTAATTGTTCCAACAGTATTTGCAATAATTATATCTTCACTGCTGTTTGGAGCCCTGCACAGTTTCGGAAGCATATTTTCAGCATTTGTTTTTGCAGTTTGCATGGCGATTCTATATCTTAAAACAGATAATATTTGTGTTCCAATTTTCGCTCATTTTTTAAATAACCTGATTGCTGAAACAATCAGATTGGTTGACGTAAATGAAGTGTTGTTTACTAACGGCAATGTAATTTTTGCAGTTTCAGCATTTGCAGTTATCTCAGCAATAATTTTGTTTGTTTCAATTTTTAAGGAATTGAAAATGTTAAATAATAAAAGATTATAG
- a CDS encoding helix-turn-helix transcriptional regulator has product METKIRQLRQNKGITQQELADSVGVTRQTINALENARYNPSLLLAYKITKVLGKNSIEEVFMFDEDD; this is encoded by the coding sequence ATGGAAACAAAAATACGCCAGTTACGCCAGAATAAAGGCATAACTCAACAAGAGTTGGCTGATTCTGTTGGTGTAACTCGTCAAACAATAAATGCTTTAGAAAATGCTCGTTATAATCCTTCCTTATTATTGGCCTATAAAATTACAAAAGTTTTGGGTAAAAATTCTATTGAAGAAGTTTTCATGTTCGATGAAGATGATTGA
- the purB gene encoding adenylosuccinate lyase — MAIHPIEFRYGTPEMKSIWEEENKLQRMLDVESALAQAEGKLGIIPQEVADEIAAKANTNFVKLERMKEIEAETNHDIAALSKSITEVCENGAGEYVHFGATSNDIVDSSNSLLIRDSIDVLEEKLERLTKIMLKLTEENKMKVCIGRTHGQHALPTTYGMKFGIWADELHRQYVRLENARSNVCIGMMDGAVGTTAALGEQGWEIHKTVAEILGLPAATITNQVVQRDNHVEFISVLANIASTLDKIALEIRSLQRTELMEVGEYFDPEKQVGSSTMPHKMNPITAERICGVARIVKSYVNAALDNNPLWHERDLTNSSCERIMFPESCILTDYILNLTIKLMNNLVFYDENIERNLNLTNGLIMAERLMAELTRAGMGKQTAYGIVRKNAIKANKEKLLLGELILEDEEVQKYLTEEDVEKIMDPHTYVGSISIIIDELLEKSKDWF, encoded by the coding sequence ATGGCTATTCATCCTATTGAATTTAGATATGGAACTCCCGAAATGAAAAGTATCTGGGAAGAAGAAAACAAATTGCAAAGAATGTTAGATGTAGAATCTGCATTAGCTCAAGCAGAAGGAAAATTAGGAATTATTCCACAGGAAGTAGCTGATGAAATCGCAGCAAAAGCTAATACAAATTTTGTAAAATTAGAAAGAATGAAAGAAATTGAAGCTGAAACCAATCACGACATTGCGGCTTTATCCAAATCCATTACAGAAGTATGTGAAAATGGAGCAGGAGAATACGTTCACTTTGGAGCTACATCTAATGATATTGTAGACAGTTCAAATTCATTACTCATTCGTGACTCAATTGACGTTTTAGAAGAAAAATTAGAAAGATTAACTAAAATAATGCTTAAATTAACCGAAGAAAATAAAATGAAAGTATGTATTGGCCGTACACATGGACAGCATGCACTGCCAACAACATACGGAATGAAATTTGGTATTTGGGCAGATGAACTCCACAGGCAATACGTAAGATTAGAAAATGCAAGATCCAATGTTTGCATTGGTATGATGGATGGTGCTGTCGGAACCACCGCAGCATTAGGCGAACAAGGATGGGAAATACATAAAACTGTAGCAGAAATATTAGGATTGCCTGCTGCAACCATTACAAACCAAGTTGTTCAAAGGGACAACCATGTAGAATTCATTAGCGTATTGGCTAATATTGCTAGTACTTTAGATAAAATTGCTTTAGAAATCAGAAGCCTCCAAAGAACAGAACTTATGGAAGTTGGAGAATACTTCGATCCTGAAAAACAAGTGGGCAGCAGCACAATGCCACATAAAATGAATCCAATCACTGCTGAAAGAATCTGCGGAGTCGCAAGAATCGTTAAATCTTATGTTAATGCAGCTTTAGACAACAATCCTCTTTGGCATGAAAGAGACCTGACTAATTCATCCTGTGAAAGGATTATGTTCCCTGAAAGCTGTATTTTAACTGATTACATTCTCAATTTAACCATTAAATTAATGAATAATTTAGTCTTCTACGATGAAAACATCGAAAGAAACCTAAACCTAACAAACGGATTAATCATGGCCGAAAGATTAATGGCAGAACTTACCCGTGCAGGAATGGGTAAACAAACCGCTTATGGAATTGTTAGAAAAAATGCAATAAAAGCTAACAAAGAAAAACTATTGTTAGGAGAATTGATTCTGGAAGATGAAGAAGTGCAAAAATACCTGACTGAAGAAGATGTTGAAAAAATAATGGACCCACACACTTACGTCGGATCTATTTCAATAATCATCGATGAATTGCTTGAAAAATCCAAAGACTGGTTCTAG
- a CDS encoding heavy metal translocating P-type ATPase, protein MVKHKHMDLPIEGMHCASCVLSVNKTFGKIEGVEEVDADLSANKLHITVDTKKISYEEMERLVKNLGFELHSDEMTLRIQGMHCASCTMNVENFLIRLDGIYDVKADLTSQSAKIRYDSSKVTLDEIEEVITSLGFELLGVEGQTEIDEEAIYQKDLAEKRNRIIVGLIFSAILMILMFSGWDPLMGLTHSLHESTGIHISSMGLLSLIVSIAPFLYVSLPILKAGINGLMHKNLNMDVMYSMGILVAYVSSIFGTFGIVLDHTFMFYDSAVMLPSFLMIGRYLEARAKKRTSDSIRELIGLQPTVATAIEVDENGEVISQKEVSIADIVLDDLLLVKPGEKIPVDGDVVGGESYVDESMINGEPIPKVKKDGEEVFAGTINQDGVLQIRAKKIGKETVLSNIIRLVEKAQSSRPPVQKFANTIVSYFIPVILTIAIIVFLIWYVVLGAPLLFSLTCLISILVVACPCALGLATPTAVTVGVGRAAEFGILIKNGDTLENAGQIDVAAFDKTGTITEGKPEVDDIIPYGISDEELIRLAASVEQNSNHPIAKAIVNKSKELNLDLDQTSEFENVTGKGLKAKLNDSDVFAGNLSLMQANEIDVSDELVEKYHELENLSKTIIFLAQDKTVKGILSLSDKIKSNSKRTIDELHKMGVETYMLTGDNESTALNVAGEVGIDNVRAGVLPENKLDIVKETQANHTKKVLFVGDGINDAPALTQADIGVAMGNGTDIAMESGDIVVMEGDLENVVAAVQFSKKVMRRIKENIFWAFAYNSILIPVAAGVLYPSFGITFEPALAGLAMAMSSVTVISLSLMLKRYVPEIKRESKN, encoded by the coding sequence ATGGTAAAACATAAACATATGGATTTGCCAATTGAAGGAATGCACTGCGCTTCATGTGTTTTAAGCGTTAATAAGACATTCGGAAAAATTGAAGGAGTAGAAGAGGTTGATGCAGACCTTTCCGCAAATAAACTGCATATTACAGTTGATACTAAAAAGATTTCATATGAGGAAATGGAACGTTTAGTTAAAAACTTGGGTTTTGAACTTCACAGTGATGAAATGACTTTGAGAATCCAGGGAATGCACTGCGCTTCATGTACAATGAATGTTGAAAACTTTTTGATTAGATTGGATGGCATATATGATGTTAAGGCTGATTTAACATCCCAGTCAGCTAAAATAAGGTATGATTCATCAAAAGTGACTTTGGATGAGATTGAAGAGGTAATAACTTCCTTGGGCTTTGAACTTTTAGGGGTTGAAGGTCAAACGGAAATTGATGAAGAAGCAATTTATCAAAAGGATTTGGCTGAAAAACGTAACAGGATTATAGTGGGTTTAATCTTTTCAGCCATATTGATGATTTTAATGTTCAGCGGATGGGATCCTCTGATGGGGCTTACCCATAGTCTCCATGAATCTACTGGAATTCACATATCCTCAATGGGATTGTTGTCATTAATTGTAAGTATTGCTCCATTTTTATATGTTTCACTGCCTATTTTAAAAGCAGGAATCAACGGATTAATGCATAAAAATTTGAATATGGATGTAATGTATTCCATGGGTATTCTGGTTGCATATGTTTCAAGTATTTTCGGAACATTCGGCATAGTTCTGGACCATACGTTCATGTTTTATGATTCCGCTGTAATGCTTCCTTCCTTTTTAATGATTGGTAGATATCTTGAAGCAAGAGCCAAAAAAAGAACATCAGATTCTATTCGTGAACTGATAGGCCTTCAGCCGACTGTTGCAACAGCAATCGAGGTTGATGAAAATGGTGAGGTAATTTCTCAAAAAGAGGTATCCATAGCAGATATTGTTCTTGATGATTTGCTTTTGGTAAAGCCCGGTGAAAAAATTCCGGTTGATGGAGATGTTGTCGGCGGTGAATCCTATGTGGATGAATCAATGATAAACGGTGAGCCGATACCTAAAGTAAAAAAAGATGGTGAAGAAGTCTTTGCCGGAACCATTAACCAGGACGGTGTACTTCAGATTAGAGCTAAAAAAATCGGAAAAGAAACAGTTCTGTCAAATATCATTCGTTTGGTTGAAAAAGCACAGTCTTCAAGACCTCCCGTTCAGAAATTTGCAAATACTATCGTATCATATTTCATTCCAGTCATTTTAACAATAGCAATTATTGTATTTTTAATATGGTATGTTGTATTGGGAGCTCCGTTATTGTTCTCCTTAACATGTTTGATTTCAATTCTGGTTGTGGCATGTCCTTGTGCATTGGGTCTGGCTACTCCTACCGCAGTTACTGTGGGTGTTGGAAGAGCCGCAGAATTCGGTATTCTAATTAAAAATGGGGACACTCTGGAAAATGCAGGTCAAATCGATGTAGCTGCCTTTGACAAAACCGGAACAATAACTGAAGGAAAACCTGAAGTTGATGATATTATTCCATATGGCATTTCAGATGAGGAATTGATTAGGCTTGCCGCAAGTGTGGAACAAAATTCAAATCACCCTATTGCAAAAGCCATTGTAAACAAATCCAAGGAGTTGAATCTGGATTTGGATCAAACATCCGAGTTTGAAAATGTAACCGGAAAAGGCCTTAAAGCGAAATTAAATGATAGTGATGTTTTTGCCGGAAACCTCTCATTAATGCAGGCAAATGAAATTGACGTTTCAGATGAGCTGGTGGAAAAATATCATGAACTCGAAAATCTATCAAAAACAATTATCTTTTTGGCTCAGGATAAAACAGTCAAGGGTATTCTAAGTTTATCCGATAAAATCAAATCTAATTCCAAAAGAACAATCGACGAGCTGCATAAGATGGGTGTTGAAACTTATATGTTGACAGGAGATAATGAATCCACTGCACTCAATGTAGCCGGAGAAGTTGGAATTGATAATGTCCGTGCAGGAGTTTTACCTGAAAACAAACTCGATATTGTTAAAGAAACTCAGGCAAACCATACTAAAAAGGTTTTATTTGTCGGTGATGGAATAAACGATGCACCAGCCCTAACACAGGCAGATATTGGTGTTGCAATGGGAAACGGAACTGATATTGCTATGGAAAGCGGTGATATTGTTGTAATGGAAGGAGATTTAGAGAATGTTGTTGCCGCAGTGCAATTCTCTAAAAAGGTAATGAGAAGAATCAAGGAGAATATCTTCTGGGCATTCGCTTATAACTCAATACTGATTCCGGTTGCGGCAGGAGTTTTATATCCGTCATTTGGAATAACATTCGAACCGGCATTGGCAGGTTTGGCTATGGCAATGAGTTCTGTAACAGTCATATCTCTTTCATTAATGCTTAAGAGATATGTTCCTGAAATAAAAAGAGAAAGTAAGAATTAA